The genomic stretch CCAGATTGTTTAAAAAGTCAAAAAAGCTGCCGCTCAGGTTTAATTGGGAAGATAGCACTTCTATCCACTCAATAGTCCCAATAAGTAGCGCCACAGCCACAGATGCACCTGTTATTGTCATATTGAAGAAAATTTTACGTATAGGGTCCACCATAGCCCAATCATAAGCCTTTAGCATTATAACTCCATCAGATGAATCCAATAGGCTCATGCCTGCCGTAAAAAGAAGCGGAAATATCATGATGCTCCATATAGGTAAATGACCATTCTGTGCCATTGCTGCTGCCAGGCCTAATACAGCCACTTCTGTTGCTGTATCAAAACCAAGACCAAAAAGAAAACCAACCGGGTACATCTTCCAGCTACGGTCTATATGCTTATAGAAAAAACGTAATGTTCTTGAGATTAATCCACGTTTGTTAAGTAAGTTTTCAATGTGTTCATCGTCTATAACACCGTTATCCCTATAATTCTTAAAAACCTTCCATAATTTGTAGAAGATAATCAGGTTCAATAAACCTATCAATGTCAGAAAACCTGCTGAGACTATAGTTCCGATTAGTCCGCCCCAATGTGCAAATAACGAGTTTTTTGTTGCCTTTGTTGTTTTAACAAGTAAAACCAGGCCAAGCGATAATAGAACAACAACAGTTGAATGACCCATAGAAAAGAAAAAGCCTACTGCAACAGGTTTCTGACCACTCTGCCTCAGTTTGCGCGTAACGTTGTCTATAGCAGCGATATGGTCTGCATCAAATGCATGACGCAATCCAAAGAAATATGCCAATGCCCCAATACCAAGGAGACCTATATCTGCATCTATGAATGACAAACTTATTAAAAACAACCATACTGCCACATTAAAAATGACCAGTGTGACAAACAATACCTTTAAACGTTTTTTTGACAAACCAAATATAGTGTTATCCATAATTAAATCTTCTTATAGTTATTTTCTGCGTTTTTGTCTCTATTTTGAGATTATAGTATATATGTTTTGTTAAGAGGTTAACAGATATTAACTATTAGGTGAATACCCTATAACCTCTATGGCAAATTACCACACCATGTTTTTAGACAATTGCTACTGAAGACCAGAGATTATAAAAACTATTGATACATGTTAACGTGTTACAGAGTAACATGGTGGTATCATGAGCTTGATAGGAAAGAGTATAAGAATTGAGAGGATATTTAACAGAAAAACAAAACGGGCAATAATATTACCCATGGACCATGGTGTTAGTTCAGGCCCAATAGCAGGACTCATAGATATGCCAGAGGCAATTAATAAAGTAGCTGAAGGCGGAGCCAACGCTGTTCTCCTCCATAAAGGTATGGTCAGGCATGGACACAGGGGTTACGGAAGAGATTTAGGTCTGATTGTTCATCTTTCTGGAAGTACATCTCTTGCCCCAGACCCGAACAACAAGGTTCTGGTATGTACTGTTGAAGAAGCAATAAAGATTGGTGCCGATGCTGTGAGTATTCATATAAATGTGGGAGCAGAAGAAGAGGCTAACATGATGGAACAGCTTGGCAGAGTTAGCAGTGAATGTGAGGGGTGGGGTATGCCTCTTCTTGCCATGATGTATCCCAGAGGAAATAAGATA from archaeon BMS3Bbin15 encodes the following:
- the griI gene encoding 2-amino-4,5-dihydroxy-6-one-heptanoic acid-7-phosphate synthase, whose translation is MSLIGKSIRIERIFNRKTKRAIILPMDHGVSSGPIAGLIDMPEAINKVAEGGANAVLLHKGMVRHGHRGYGRDLGLIVHLSGSTSLAPDPNNKVLVCTVEEAIKIGADAVSIHINVGAEEEANMMEQLGRVSSECEGWGMPLLAMMYPRGNKIDNEHDVSVVKHTARVGAELGADIVKTNYTGDIDSFKEVVKGCPVPVVIAGGPKMNTDRDVLEMVAGAIEAGGAGTSIGRNIFQHENPTKMVKAIAAIVHEGLSVDEAEKILEK
- the hoxN_2 gene encoding high-affinity nickel transport protein; this encodes MDNTIFGLSKKRLKVLFVTLVIFNVAVWLFLISLSFIDADIGLLGIGALAYFFGLRHAFDADHIAAIDNVTRKLRQSGQKPVAVGFFFSMGHSTVVVLLSLGLVLLVKTTKATKNSLFAHWGGLIGTIVSAGFLTLIGLLNLIIFYKLWKVFKNYRDNGVIDDEHIENLLNKRGLISRTLRFFYKHIDRSWKMYPVGFLFGLGFDTATEVAVLGLAAAMAQNGHLPIWSIMIFPLLFTAGMSLLDSSDGVIMLKAYDWAMVDPIRKIFFNMTITGASVAVALLIGTIEWIEVLSSQLNLSGSFFDFLNNLDFAVLGVFVVGFMLAIWLFAYLYYKKILKEQNISIQL